In Nitrosophilus alvini, the following are encoded in one genomic region:
- a CDS encoding 16S rRNA (uracil(1498)-N(3))-methyltransferase yields MVFIYHEEAGNKELKIEGDTYRYLFRARRHKVDDVICFRNLENSLLYHYKVIQIGKKNAFLELETYENKPVEPKRYFHLGWCVVDPKIVEKTLPMLNEIGVSKISFIYCNRSQKNFKINKERLKKILISSCQQCGRSSLMEIETIESLKKFSETYPEFILINFSKKTLYTDKIPLTAVIGCEGGFTDDELALAGERIAGFDTEMVLKSETAAVVISSKMVI; encoded by the coding sequence TTGGTCTTTATTTACCATGAAGAGGCAGGAAATAAAGAGCTGAAAATAGAGGGTGATACATATAGATACCTTTTCAGGGCACGAAGGCACAAAGTTGATGATGTGATCTGTTTTAGAAACCTTGAAAATTCACTTCTTTATCACTATAAAGTGATTCAAATCGGGAAAAAAAACGCTTTTTTAGAACTAGAGACATATGAGAATAAACCTGTAGAGCCGAAAAGATATTTTCATCTGGGATGGTGTGTTGTAGATCCCAAAATAGTAGAAAAAACACTTCCTATGTTAAATGAAATAGGTGTTTCAAAAATAAGTTTTATCTATTGTAACAGAAGTCAGAAAAACTTCAAAATCAACAAAGAGAGACTAAAAAAAATACTAATATCTTCATGTCAGCAGTGTGGAAGAAGCTCTTTAATGGAGATAGAAACGATTGAAAGCCTTAAAAAATTCAGCGAAACTTATCCTGAGTTCATTCTTATAAATTTTTCAAAGAAGACTCTTTATACAGATAAAATTCCTTTAACGGCGGTAATAGGCTGTGAAGGAGGATTTACCGATGATGAGCTTGCATTGGCAGGCGAAAGGATAGCTGGATTTGATACAGAAATGGTTTTGAAGAGTGAAACCGCTGCGGTTGTTATAAGTTCGAAAATGGTTATATAG
- the glp gene encoding gephyrin-like molybdotransferase Glp yields the protein MAVTIYEALEIIEKICKKKGTQILPIEESVGRIGAEDIEAQFDLPRFDNSAMDGFAVKISDSAKEVKVIGRILAGEESNLRVEKGIAVKIMTGARIPDGCEAVVPIEDTLDLGESVKLPENIKENANIRPKGEDVAAGETILRKGEKITPYKISVLSSQGVSYVKVYRRPTVAVFATGKELKMHYEKILSHQIYNSNTPTMLTRSYELGCDVYFAGAAQDDIESIKNFIKNMLDADMIITSGGVSVGEADFTKDAFKEIGMELFFDKVEIKPGKPTTLGKINNTIILNLPGNPLAAALNFEIFGKFIINILSGREDIYQNYIECKISEDLKNRPGREVVIPGFYDGRQFTPSKKRGPGMVSPLSNSNGFIILDRNTEFLETGNNVKFIPVNFEFLSKNFKDIYTK from the coding sequence GTGGCAGTTACGATATACGAAGCTTTGGAAATCATCGAAAAAATATGCAAAAAAAAGGGAACACAGATTCTTCCTATAGAAGAAAGTGTGGGCAGAATCGGTGCTGAGGATATTGAAGCACAATTTGATCTGCCCAGATTTGACAACTCCGCCATGGACGGATTTGCCGTAAAGATAAGCGATAGCGCAAAAGAGGTAAAAGTTATAGGAAGAATCCTGGCTGGAGAAGAGAGTAATTTGAGAGTCGAAAAAGGCATCGCTGTAAAAATCATGACCGGTGCCAGAATACCTGATGGATGTGAAGCAGTCGTTCCTATCGAAGATACGTTGGATTTAGGAGAGAGTGTCAAGCTTCCAGAAAACATAAAAGAGAATGCCAATATAAGACCAAAAGGTGAAGATGTCGCAGCAGGGGAAACAATACTGAGAAAAGGTGAAAAAATAACTCCTTACAAGATATCAGTTCTCTCCAGCCAGGGCGTCTCATATGTAAAAGTTTACAGACGACCTACTGTTGCAGTCTTCGCAACAGGTAAAGAGCTTAAAATGCATTATGAGAAAATTTTGTCCCATCAGATATATAACTCAAACACTCCTACCATGCTTACCAGGTCTTATGAACTCGGCTGTGATGTATATTTCGCCGGTGCAGCCCAGGACGATATAGAGTCAATCAAAAATTTTATAAAAAATATGCTCGATGCTGACATGATTATCACATCCGGCGGCGTAAGCGTAGGAGAAGCGGACTTTACAAAAGATGCATTTAAAGAGATCGGAATGGAACTCTTTTTCGATAAAGTAGAAATCAAACCGGGTAAACCTACTACTCTTGGAAAGATCAATAATACGATTATTCTAAATCTGCCGGGCAACCCTCTGGCTGCAGCGCTAAATTTTGAGATATTCGGAAAATTTATTATAAATATACTATCAGGAAGAGAAGATATATATCAAAACTATATTGAATGCAAAATATCGGAAGATTTAAAAAACAGACCCGGCAGAGAAGTAGTCATACCAGGTTTTTATGATGGCCGGCAATTTACACCATCCAAAAAAAGAGGGCCGGGAATGGTAAGTCCTCTATCCAATTCAAACGGGTTTATTATCCTGGATAGAAACACGGAATTTTTGGAAACGGGAAACAACGTGAAGTTTATACCGGTAAATTTTGAATTTTTAAGTAAAAATTTTAAAGATATCTATACAAAGTGA
- a CDS encoding prepilin-type N-terminal cleavage/methylation domain-containing protein — MRNGRGGFTLVELAIVLIIIGIIMGAVLKGQDLIRGAQGKKLTSLVKSWEVASFGYYDIYGNYPNELDDILQSELKNKPDSSINLGGSTFYVKIGSDASNTLGNVIVLCVTNDCTGTFTSDQLFFAKSVDNSLDGKANGTTGDVLGATGITLGNGDIATTTNDAVTDVTGEGTDLNTSITALVYYYSY, encoded by the coding sequence ATGCGAAACGGTAGAGGCGGATTTACATTGGTAGAACTTGCGATAGTTCTTATTATCATAGGGATAATAATGGGAGCCGTTTTAAAAGGCCAGGATCTTATAAGAGGCGCTCAGGGGAAAAAACTGACTTCTCTTGTTAAATCGTGGGAGGTGGCTTCATTTGGGTATTATGATATTTATGGCAACTACCCTAATGAGCTTGATGATATATTGCAGAGTGAGTTGAAAAATAAACCTGATAGTAGTATCAATCTGGGAGGATCCACATTTTATGTAAAAATAGGCTCTGATGCTTCTAATACTCTCGGAAATGTAATAGTACTTTGTGTAACCAACGACTGTACAGGTACATTTACTTCTGATCAACTCTTTTTTGCAAAAAGTGTTGACAACTCTTTAGATGGCAAAGCTAATGGGACTACAGGTGATGTTCTCGGTGCAACGGGTATTACGCTTGGTAACGGAGACATTGCCACAACTACAAATGACGCCGTTACAGACGTAACCGGAGAGGGTACAGATCTAAATACAAGTATAACCGCACTTGTATACTACTACAGCTACTGA
- a CDS encoding tetratricopeptide repeat protein, with protein sequence MSRIVCFLMFSALVLCAAEVDRKSEKRGPFSNSGYFYTIQIFSAKGPESTKRFVSKLPAGMKENVMVFQSGKYYAVRYGYEHNLTRLKKILYKIKERGYKDSFLVKMKKSRLKEMIKFFEKGSVVEKKKIVKTRITKNIQKNFNKPKNRKKTIFFLNRAHDFYRKGAFGKSLEFYLKAYNSGAKEEKTLANIAFLCGKTSNDKLFEKLLFNSKDKERLLYAYGAGAIESGFLENAKKILIKYRHTTYSGFCDLLLGLISEKEKDLPKALYFYKAAYKKDISNPFFIYSYARALDMAGDLEKALKIYKKCLSSADNRVVEYAQLRIQQIYLYKMNRNRLNSNTRSNDAKR encoded by the coding sequence ATGAGTAGAATTGTATGCTTTTTAATGTTTTCGGCTTTGGTTTTATGTGCTGCTGAAGTTGACAGGAAAAGTGAAAAGAGAGGACCTTTTTCAAATAGCGGCTATTTTTATACTATTCAGATTTTTTCAGCCAAAGGGCCTGAGAGTACCAAGCGTTTTGTTTCTAAATTGCCTGCGGGTATGAAAGAAAATGTTATGGTTTTCCAATCGGGAAAATATTATGCAGTAAGATATGGATATGAACATAATCTTACCAGACTCAAAAAAATTCTCTACAAGATAAAAGAGAGGGGATATAAAGACTCATTTCTGGTTAAGATGAAAAAAAGTAGATTGAAAGAGATGATAAAGTTTTTTGAAAAAGGTTCCGTGGTTGAGAAAAAAAAGATTGTAAAAACTCGCATAACTAAAAATATACAAAAAAATTTTAACAAACCAAAAAATCGAAAAAAAACTATTTTTTTTCTAAACAGAGCTCACGACTTTTATAGAAAGGGTGCTTTTGGCAAAAGCCTGGAGTTTTATCTCAAAGCTTATAACAGCGGAGCAAAAGAGGAAAAGACATTGGCAAATATTGCATTTTTATGCGGTAAGACGTCAAACGACAAACTTTTTGAAAAATTGCTGTTTAATAGTAAAGACAAAGAACGTCTGTTATATGCATACGGAGCGGGTGCAATAGAGTCAGGGTTTTTAGAAAACGCAAAGAAAATATTGATAAAATATAGGCATACCACCTATTCCGGATTTTGCGACCTGTTGCTGGGTCTAATCAGTGAGAAAGAAAAGGATTTACCAAAAGCGCTTTATTTTTATAAAGCGGCATATAAAAAAGATATTTCAAATCCTTTTTTTATATATTCATATGCAAGAGCACTTGATATGGCTGGAGATTTGGAAAAAGCTCTTAAAATATATAAAAAATGTCTATCTTCGGCCGATAATAGAGTTGTTGAATATGCACAATTACGTATACAGCAGATATATCTGTATAAAATGAACCGAAACCGATTAAATTCTAATACAAGGAGTAACGATGCGAAACGGTAG
- a CDS encoding type II secretion system F family protein, with amino-acid sequence MIYLISKIDSLGKKSVVFEAAENIEKAIRKIEREGAVAVDIKELPSFLSPIEYFLNKKRVKTEEIIEILENLHLVIKSGMPIQDGLKDMAKEAENPDLKEILQEISYSVEEGKSLSHALEKYEKYFSHIIISLVRIGEQTGELEDTLKKGAEFLKRIDTLKKKAKQAMIYPSFALTAITAALLVWLMYVLPKIITVFEEMKIELPPITKAIMWVSDFLNNNFLYIAFAVLVTVLIVKSAIKKFPKIRRAFDAALLKIPVISQFIRYFNIAFFSEYIRLAIISGLPIFDALQSMQKNIKNSIFKEKIEEAIEKIKSGQSISNAFSQTDIYPPFTVRMIAVGEETGALDEQLKYISGYYYAKVDYMAENVSKFIEPVVIIFVGAFMAIIMLGLMGPVYDLISQVGQQG; translated from the coding sequence ATGATATATCTTATCAGCAAGATAGACAGTCTCGGTAAGAAAAGTGTTGTTTTTGAGGCAGCAGAAAATATCGAAAAAGCTATAAGAAAAATCGAACGCGAAGGTGCGGTAGCTGTTGATATCAAAGAGCTTCCATCTTTTCTTTCTCCGATAGAGTATTTTTTAAACAAAAAAAGAGTCAAGACCGAAGAGATAATAGAAATTCTTGAAAATCTGCATCTTGTTATAAAATCGGGCATGCCAATACAGGACGGTCTTAAAGATATGGCGAAAGAGGCCGAAAACCCAGATCTTAAAGAGATTTTGCAAGAGATTTCCTATTCAGTTGAAGAGGGAAAATCACTCTCTCATGCATTGGAAAAATATGAGAAATATTTTTCGCATATTATAATAAGTCTGGTACGTATAGGGGAACAGACCGGAGAACTGGAAGATACACTGAAAAAGGGCGCCGAATTTTTAAAAAGAATAGATACTCTCAAAAAAAAGGCAAAGCAGGCTATGATTTACCCTTCTTTTGCACTGACTGCCATAACTGCAGCGCTTCTTGTCTGGCTGATGTATGTTTTGCCCAAAATTATAACTGTTTTTGAAGAGATGAAGATAGAGCTTCCGCCTATTACTAAGGCTATTATGTGGGTTTCGGATTTTCTTAACAACAATTTTCTATATATAGCGTTTGCAGTTTTGGTAACAGTTCTGATAGTCAAATCAGCTATAAAAAAATTTCCGAAGATTAGAAGAGCCTTTGATGCCGCACTGCTTAAAATTCCTGTTATATCACAGTTTATCAGGTATTTTAATATAGCTTTTTTTTCCGAATATATAAGACTTGCCATCATTTCCGGTCTTCCCATATTTGATGCACTTCAGTCGATGCAAAAAAATATAAAAAATTCGATTTTCAAAGAGAAGATAGAAGAGGCTATAGAAAAGATAAAGAGTGGGCAGAGTATTTCAAATGCATTCAGCCAAACCGATATATATCCGCCTTTTACCGTAAGGATGATAGCGGTAGGTGAAGAGACGGGCGCACTTGATGAGCAGCTGAAGTATATATCGGGTTATTATTATGCCAAAGTAGACTATATGGCGGAAAATGTCTCCAAATTTATTGAACCTGTGGTTATAATTTTCGTAGGTGCTTTTATGGCGATTATTATGCTTGGACTCATGGGACCGGTATATGATCTGATTTCTCAAGTCGGGCAGCAAGGTTGA
- a CDS encoding 7-carboxy-7-deazaguanine synthase QueE: MVYLVEHFYSIQGEGKFVGTPSVFFRFGGCNLKCPSFGEYFVKGKIVYGCDTVRAVSRELYQKEWKEIKNAGILIDILNEYLENIDFKPHVVLTGGEPMIYAAEKSFYEFVEYLINEGFIVTVETNSTIKIDFQKFPAYRDVIFALAVKLSNCGEPYERRVNKEAIKSYIENTGFSFFKFTLDRGIIEHRALEEIVDIIEDYPEVEVFCMPLGDKIDILKKHDKAVAEFCLIYGFIYSDRLHVRLWNREKKR, from the coding sequence ATGGTCTATTTGGTGGAACATTTTTATAGTATTCAGGGTGAGGGCAAATTTGTAGGCACTCCTTCTGTTTTTTTCAGATTTGGAGGATGTAACCTTAAATGCCCATCCTTTGGAGAATACTTTGTAAAGGGAAAAATAGTTTACGGATGCGATACGGTAAGGGCAGTGAGTCGTGAGCTTTATCAAAAAGAGTGGAAAGAGATAAAAAATGCCGGCATATTGATTGATATTTTAAATGAATATCTAGAAAACATAGATTTCAAACCCCATGTTGTTTTAACAGGGGGCGAGCCGATGATATATGCTGCTGAGAAATCTTTTTACGAATTTGTTGAATATCTTATAAATGAGGGGTTTATTGTAACTGTTGAGACAAACTCCACAATAAAAATAGATTTTCAAAAATTTCCCGCATATAGAGATGTTATTTTTGCATTAGCAGTAAAACTTAGTAACTGCGGTGAGCCGTATGAAAGAAGAGTAAACAAAGAAGCTATAAAATCTTATATAGAAAATACAGGCTTTAGTTTCTTTAAATTTACACTTGATAGAGGTATAATAGAACATAGAGCTTTAGAAGAGATAGTGGATATTATAGAAGATTATCCTGAGGTTGAGGTTTTTTGTATGCCTTTGGGTGATAAAATCGATATTTTAAAAAAACATGACAAAGCTGTTGCTGAGTTTTGTCTGATTTACGGATTTATATATAGTGACAGGCTTCATGTAAGGCTTTGGAACAGAGAGAAAAAAAGGTAG
- a CDS encoding c-type cytochrome, translated as MRKILFILTAAAMLLISGCGEKKEEKTKEADRVETKSVQTLKPETVKSETAENEPVAEETEKKVEVNAQTEQVLEKIEEKAKETESAIDGAKLFVKCAGCHGVHGEKKALGKSQVIKGWPKDKTVEALKGYKKGTYGGSMKSLMKGQVVMLSDEEIEALADYISKLK; from the coding sequence GTGAGAAAGATTCTGTTTATTTTGACGGCTGCAGCTATGCTGTTGATTTCGGGTTGTGGAGAGAAAAAAGAGGAGAAAACAAAAGAAGCGGATAGAGTCGAAACAAAATCTGTTCAGACACTCAAACCGGAAACTGTAAAATCTGAAACTGCTGAAAATGAGCCTGTGGCAGAGGAGACAGAAAAAAAGGTAGAAGTCAATGCACAAACAGAACAGGTCTTAGAAAAAATAGAAGAGAAAGCTAAGGAGACCGAAAGTGCAATAGACGGTGCAAAGCTGTTTGTAAAATGTGCGGGATGTCACGGAGTTCACGGTGAGAAAAAAGCTTTGGGGAAATCTCAGGTTATAAAAGGGTGGCCGAAAGACAAAACAGTCGAGGCTTTGAAAGGTTATAAAAAAGGTACATACGGCGGTTCAATGAAAAGTTTGATGAAAGGGCAGGTCGTTATGCTGAGTGATGAAGAGATAGAGGCATTGGCTGACTATATATCGAAATTGAAATAG
- a CDS encoding GspE/PulE family protein: protein MSQQKPIGKLLKELGFITEEQIEVALEVQKVHRKFIGEILQDLDFITSDEIARAVALQSRLEYIDLDMVVPKMEVLKLVPKDFAISTPLLPIDLKDDNTIVVAVENPNDLNVYDYINRITRKKVKFVISDKNKIAKYAQLYYYQLEHPIEKYIEDMIKTATEGKEIDIVKFIDLILHNAVKDRATDIHITPEPYTTHIFYRIDGVLKHCFAVPQRLHSSMVSRIKIVSSLNIAEQRLPQDGGFSFSFLETDYDVRVSTLPTNHGENIVLRLLTKNSSLFNLQNLGFENEYVKKIEYYFKKPYGIVLVVGPTGSGKTTTLYSALRKIDSLEKNVLTVEDPIEYRFTFIKQSQVNEKAGYTFAKAIKTFMRQDPDVMLVGEIRDEETAELAVRASITGHLVLSTLHTNDAPSTVSRLEDLGLKSYMIAEGLLAIIAQRLVRKLCENCKEKKVYTKDELKKFGFTDRLLEKIESEEIVIYEKRGCEHCRHTGYIGRLAIAELMEISKEIKELIVEGKSTIDIEKKAIEEGMRSLREDALLKVLRGETSLEEVDRVVG from the coding sequence ATGTCTCAGCAAAAACCGATAGGCAAACTCTTAAAAGAGCTTGGTTTTATTACTGAAGAGCAGATTGAAGTTGCTCTTGAAGTACAAAAGGTACACAGGAAATTTATAGGTGAGATATTGCAGGATCTCGATTTTATCACTTCAGATGAAATCGCAAGAGCCGTTGCCCTACAAAGCCGTCTTGAATATATAGACCTTGATATGGTTGTTCCCAAAATGGAAGTTTTAAAGCTAGTGCCGAAGGATTTTGCAATATCTACACCTCTGCTACCTATCGATTTGAAAGATGACAATACAATTGTTGTCGCCGTAGAAAATCCTAATGATCTGAATGTATATGACTATATAAACAGAATTACCCGTAAAAAAGTAAAGTTTGTGATAAGCGATAAAAATAAAATAGCTAAATATGCCCAACTTTACTATTATCAGCTTGAGCATCCAATAGAAAAATATATTGAAGATATGATAAAAACAGCCACTGAAGGTAAAGAGATAGACATTGTAAAATTTATCGATCTTATTTTGCATAACGCCGTTAAGGACAGAGCTACTGATATTCATATCACTCCGGAGCCGTATACTACACACATTTTTTATAGAATCGACGGAGTTTTAAAACACTGTTTTGCTGTTCCGCAGCGGCTTCACAGTAGTATGGTTTCGCGTATAAAGATTGTTTCCTCACTTAATATCGCTGAACAGAGGCTTCCTCAAGATGGTGGATTTTCATTCAGTTTTCTTGAGACGGACTATGATGTGAGGGTTTCTACTCTTCCTACAAACCACGGGGAAAATATAGTTTTGAGACTTCTTACCAAAAACAGTTCGCTTTTCAATCTTCAAAATCTTGGGTTTGAAAACGAATATGTGAAAAAGATAGAGTACTATTTCAAAAAACCGTACGGTATAGTTCTTGTAGTGGGGCCAACCGGAAGCGGAAAGACGACAACTTTGTATTCGGCTCTGAGGAAAATAGATTCTCTTGAAAAGAATGTTTTGACAGTTGAAGACCCTATTGAATACCGTTTTACTTTTATCAAACAGTCACAGGTAAACGAAAAAGCAGGATATACATTTGCAAAAGCAATAAAAACATTTATGAGACAAGACCCTGATGTTATGTTGGTAGGTGAGATAAGGGACGAAGAGACTGCCGAACTTGCAGTCAGAGCATCTATAACCGGACACCTTGTTCTTTCGACTCTACATACAAATGATGCACCCAGCACTGTTTCAAGACTTGAAGACTTAGGACTCAAATCATATATGATAGCAGAGGGTCTTTTGGCAATAATTGCCCAAAGACTAGTTAGAAAGCTTTGTGAAAATTGCAAAGAGAAAAAAGTTTATACTAAAGATGAGCTGAAAAAGTTTGGATTTACCGACAGGCTTCTTGAAAAAATCGAATCCGAAGAGATTGTAATATATGAAAAAAGAGGATGTGAACATTGTAGACATACCGGGTATATCGGCAGACTAGCTATTGCGGAGCTTATGGAGATTTCCAAAGAGATTAAAGAGCTCATAGTTGAAGGAAAAAGCACCATCGATATAGAAAAAAAGGCGATAGAAGAGGGCATGAGGAGTTTGAGAGAGGATGCGCTCTTGAAAGTCTTAAGAGGCGAAACCTCTTTGGAAGAGGTAGACAGGGTGGTTGGCTGA
- a CDS encoding secretin and TonB N-terminal domain-containing protein: MAEIIRLIFMGAILIFFAGCSVKKDVQVLKNEKPEFKAYEKTAKLPPVPPVVMPEIYKKPSPFDNRYFTFSSSDASLSKVLYAIAGSADLNLVIDKDVPASQKITLNLENAPLKNALDTVMEITGCYYEINGNILHIKRTMTKVFKVPYIHTNSSYTSNLGGDVLGAASSSGSTSGTGTSTSTAGVIGTSGSVTTGGGSRRLSGDFSLKYENPAEANDFYMQLEMNIKELLSKNGTYTLNSFTGTLIVSDTKENIKRVESLIESILHQSNKGVLIEAKIFEVSLNKDHQLGIDWDYIFNNFAKSGTLRVTQTLGLTGAVSGALEFSGKNLNLLVQALQSSGTVETLSNPRIRVLSGQSALILTGGIIPFWEKKIDYTTVTSGTATTLIPQVTYSRRDVLEGISMGVTPIVRDDGTILLNIVPVSTTIEDIVTYEDGGQVVASAPKLNIKEAGTVIKAKDGDMIVIGGLINDLKVKKKDSVPVLSDFPLVGALFKRDTDTRQKKELVILLKLKVTGNE; encoded by the coding sequence ATGGCTGAGATTATTCGATTGATTTTCATGGGTGCAATTTTGATATTTTTTGCAGGGTGCAGTGTAAAAAAAGATGTTCAAGTCTTAAAAAACGAGAAACCGGAGTTTAAAGCTTATGAGAAAACAGCAAAACTTCCGCCGGTGCCTCCTGTTGTAATGCCGGAAATTTATAAAAAACCTTCCCCTTTTGACAACAGATATTTTACTTTTTCATCTTCCGATGCATCTTTATCGAAAGTTTTATATGCTATTGCTGGCAGTGCTGATCTCAATCTGGTGATAGATAAAGATGTGCCGGCATCGCAGAAGATTACGCTCAATCTTGAAAATGCTCCTCTGAAAAATGCACTCGATACGGTTATGGAAATCACTGGTTGCTATTATGAGATAAACGGAAATATTCTTCATATAAAAAGAACAATGACAAAAGTATTCAAAGTTCCGTATATTCATACAAACTCATCATATACCTCAAATCTTGGAGGAGATGTTTTGGGAGCCGCCAGTAGCTCAGGTTCAACTTCGGGGACAGGTACATCTACGTCGACAGCAGGTGTTATTGGTACATCTGGAAGTGTTACTACCGGTGGAGGTTCACGAAGACTTAGCGGAGATTTTTCATTGAAATATGAAAACCCTGCGGAAGCCAATGACTTTTATATGCAGCTTGAGATGAATATTAAAGAACTTCTCTCAAAAAACGGCACCTATACGCTCAACAGTTTTACCGGTACACTGATAGTCAGTGATACAAAAGAGAATATAAAAAGAGTCGAATCACTGATAGAGTCGATACTTCATCAGTCAAACAAGGGAGTTTTGATAGAAGCAAAAATATTTGAAGTAAGCCTAAACAAAGATCATCAGTTGGGAATTGACTGGGATTATATATTTAACAACTTTGCAAAAAGCGGAACTTTGAGGGTAACTCAGACTTTAGGTCTTACCGGTGCGGTCTCAGGCGCTTTGGAATTCAGCGGCAAAAATCTGAACCTACTTGTACAGGCTCTTCAGAGTTCCGGAACGGTTGAGACTCTTTCAAATCCGAGGATCAGGGTCTTAAGCGGACAGAGTGCGCTGATTTTGACAGGAGGGATAATACCTTTCTGGGAGAAAAAGATAGACTATACTACTGTAACCAGCGGAACGGCTACAACCCTCATCCCACAGGTAACATATAGCAGAAGAGACGTCTTGGAGGGAATTTCGATGGGAGTGACTCCTATTGTGAGAGACGACGGGACAATTTTGCTCAATATTGTGCCGGTTTCGACAACAATAGAAGATATTGTCACATATGAAGACGGAGGACAGGTAGTCGCAAGCGCTCCCAAGCTCAATATCAAAGAAGCGGGAACCGTCATAAAGGCAAAAGACGGGGATATGATAGTTATCGGCGGACTAATTAATGACCTGAAAGTAAAAAAGAAAGATTCTGTTCCTGTTCTTTCAGATTTTCCTCTTGTAGGAGCGCTTTTCAAAAGAGATACTGATACAAGACAGAAAAAGGAATTGGTAATACTGCTGAAATTGAAAGTAACGGGAAATGAGTAG
- a CDS encoding 6-pyruvoyl trahydropterin synthase family protein produces the protein MVIRKLFKFENAHIVRNCSSRRCSRSIHGHSYRVEIFFESDFLDRGQMVYDFGLTKLYIKDVIDSFDHAITLWSQDDPEYLKDMKKWSERWVELPVSPSAEQYSRVIFLMVDKVLKNTVMKNREKNVTLKSVIVHETDTGYAHCSLEDVHNKNMGEIRLEEIIFSNAVKNEWNDPLMWEKLIRGEKLENPEFV, from the coding sequence ATGGTTATCAGAAAATTGTTTAAGTTTGAAAATGCACATATTGTCAGGAACTGTAGCTCAAGAAGATGTAGTAGAAGTATTCACGGTCACTCATATAGAGTTGAAATTTTTTTTGAGTCCGATTTTCTTGATAGAGGGCAGATGGTATATGATTTTGGATTGACAAAACTCTATATAAAAGATGTTATCGACTCTTTTGACCATGCTATAACGCTTTGGAGTCAGGATGACCCGGAGTATTTGAAAGATATGAAAAAGTGGAGTGAAAGATGGGTTGAACTTCCCGTTAGTCCTTCTGCAGAGCAGTACAGCAGAGTAATATTTCTGATGGTGGACAAAGTGTTAAAGAACACCGTTATGAAAAACAGGGAAAAAAATGTTACATTAAAAAGTGTGATTGTTCATGAAACTGATACAGGATATGCACACTGTTCTTTAGAGGATGTACACAATAAAAATATGGGGGAGATAAGACTAGAAGAGATAATATTTTCAAATGCGGTCAAAAATGAGTGGAATGATCCTTTAATGTGGGAAAAACTTATACGGGGAGAAAAACTGGAAAATCCCGAATTCGTATAA